atcggcacacaccgcgatcttatcaatttcaacaacacagacggggtatcaccttaaccatgatacctcataaaactcctgtccgtcatccttatagtgataacaggaatgtaaacattacaattcctatatcgcgcgagtgatagggaatcacccaacttctaccggtcctattagcatagcagctagtcggactcaagtgctatcattcaatacattggttcctaggaaaatgcaactagggtttcaagcaattcctaagaacttaatgcatagaatacgtaaatagatatagattgcagtgtaattaatatagtgggttatgtctggggcttgcctttactggtgggactgaagtcagaaatgtcaatatcttccgaactttggttcggggcttcagttaatcccttggtgacgttcatttggtcttcaggaaaatcctttgtagactcctaggagatcttgtaggtactgtttgcagaagtagtcgtatctacatgcaatgcaacattacattcaaggtgtgcacataaaactatcttacttcacaatacagttgcaatccaatactcatttaacataccactcatataacaaccaaaaagatctgaaactagacttagatagagttttaggtggacaactaattaagatcggCAATTTGTTGAAAACTACAGCAGAGTTGATTGGAAACAGCCggggttcagccgatagaattggcaaaggaggaaactatctactttgccttaggaaatcggctgatttccgtttgaaGGAGAAATTGGCAGTAAGAATAGACAAAgaaaggatcttgccgattggattatcagcacgTCTTTGGTTTATCTAAtgggttggtgcattggtcttgaccttaaccgatgaggatgcatcagatttagctgattgatgtgcttaggtcgtgtctactagaggcgtgtctattgtgcgatcttactgatcgagggttgtgtactttggtctgggtagtcgattgacaggtgcaccagtttcctgattgatcgatgaaaacaccgatcactttagtagagggataaTTCCTAAAATagttgtgtcttgactgagatgtgcttaagtgttatcgtaggtaactaggtgtggttgtatcggctcgattacgtcagcacaataattgagtgacgtacagccgattggagtgtggttgaggatatgtgaccgatagatatatagccgatctttcaggaaataaatcggctgatagaagtgtgtggataaagatgggaaaactaaagattgatcggctctatttgaccgatatggaaaacaactagaatcggcttggatcggccgatagcaagaattctaagattgtgtgtgcatttccgatacatcgactatgtgtagccgacgtaggacagaacaaaagaatggtatcagcagtagccgatatcagaaagataacaaccgtatcagctaaccagtcgagggtagaagcatcgactgacagctgttacacaggaacatcatagactcaaagaaaacagatgctaagtgcctgggttgataacctgacactgaagcatagctgtcgagaagtattagctaagcagcagatatatacaaactaacagggatccttttacgaaaaggatcttaaggaaacggaaatcagacaaggttaaagtcttgatggcagggataagagcactcatatgaaaggattaactaaacatcatacatctctatttaagacatatattctatggcttacttttccgctataacacaagcatacaatataaagcacaataaaacattcattccctaacatttgacctagagcacacatcaaagacttttactcaagatcacaacataaaacttgtagattttgatctagggtttccaacaaaactgattttgtatttttatgaacttcttacgaaaatctataaaatgtagaagttcattgatttgaaataaagaaagctctagagatcttatagaaaacaccctagaactttctaaattaaagcaattaagtccctggtctgggaaaacagataacaggaagttaacgacgatattccagcaaaggagtcgccggcattaggaggattcagtgaatcagggcaaaccttggggtagctttggttgtggagaagaacgggtgaaaagtgaattcccgtggcgaacaagattagcgaggagaagagctcgacggtgacaaagagtagaagttgctggatgtcgtggatcatgggacaagacgatggagccgaattgatTCGCTATGCCCACTTTTATGCAAAccttagggttttcctgctcacgggttgaacttcctctgctcacgcacaagaagaaaccctccttgacctgactgctccggtgcgtgcactgtcggcatacttgcgcaaccattcgcaaggccgccgctcccgttctacttccacaccatcggcctccaacttgcttgcgcgtggtttgttgctttgcatacgcacgcgcctgtaGAAACGAGCCGAGTCGGCCACTGGTAGAACACttcgctcgcatccgcggacgtgctagtccaaatctgTTCGGACCTTCGCCTTCGTTTCGCCGCCTTTCCTTTCAGTTCGTCATGCCATAACCACTCCTCCGCCTTcacgaggaccgtggtctgcttgcattagggccgtgccttccgttgtcCTCTCCTCGACGACCTCCGGTCAATGCGTTGTGCATCACTGCAGTTAGCATCAGTTCTCCCGCGGCcagcatttcatcgaacaccttaactgcatcttcgatacggccactcctgcaccaccaaagaTCACCATGGCATAGTCAAGGTCGACGCCACcgtgttcctgcatctcgcgcagaagccccgctacgcgccgccgGTACTTGCGCAAGAGCTTGGCGTCgcttgcttcggccttgccaCGTCGCTCCCGTACACGACTGAACCGCGTGCGTGCTTGGCCCACGTCACACCTGCTACGGTCGCCTACGCCAGACCACCACCAGGTTCTCCACGCGCGGGGCCTTGCTGTCCTCGTGCTAGCCCACGCCAAACCACCGCGCCAGAGCTCCACCTGCACGTTCAGTCCTGCACGCCGGGTCGCGCTGTGCCCGCACAAGCCTGTTcccgcgtcgcgcgcgctcactccgagccgcaaaCGCACGCTTGCACTAGCCCAGTGCTGCAACTCCACCTCCGCGCTCCGCGCTGCGCGCCGCCAGCACTTGCGTCGCGCCCAATCCGAACCGCCGTACccaacgccggcctgccgcccagCAACTGCCGCCCACGCCTCCTCCTGCGTAGTATCCACTCCAGTGCTGCCTGGATCCCGAGCGCCTGCTCGCTCCTGCCCGGGCCTGCCTGCGCCGCGCGTTCGCCCAGCGCCCGTCTACTCCCATGCCGAGCCGCACGCTAGTGCCTGTGCGCGCTCCGCCCACCAGCGCCCCGCATCTGCCTGCTGCCCGCGCCGGCTCGCCTCCGGCTCCCACGGCCCGCCTGCGCCAGCCGAGCTACCCCCGCCCGCTCCGCTCGCCTGCTCCCTCGCCAGCGCCCTGCCTGGGCCGCGCGATACGCTCCTGTGCTTGCTGCCGCGCCGGCCGGCTCCTCGCGCTGGCGCCCGCTGCCTGGCTCGCCCGCAGCCTCCCGTGCGTACTTGCGCctgcgctcgcccgcgcgccgaGCCATCGCACGCACGCTGCGCCACCGCCCAGCTCCTGCGCGCTTGTGGCATGCTCGGCCGGTAGaggaaagagaaaggggaagaaCAGGATGGGGATAAGGATGGGCCAGAGAACAGACGCCGGcggtggggaaaaagaaaggcaCCAGTgagaagaaaacagaggagaaagagaattgagatttcccaaggacttgtgcgtaatttcagaaaactgtagggacttgtttgtaaagcaaaatttcctgttgatttaaaaccctaatgaagaaatgcccaaaacaaaagttggagagtttttcaaactctacaacattgctttagggctcaagttcaaaaactcaaaacttatatttttacacgtgaatttttgaacaaaagtcggatttgaattacttttgtcctaaagagcgtaactttataaaattcaggacctaaatgcaagcatttatgacacgtcataatgacgggatagactcgtcataatggttggatagacatgtcatgatgacttgcactttttacactttagtcctgagtaaatttgaaagttacttttgtaaatcaaatatttgcataaaaggacttatacttttataaaattacataaataccctatttttaccactttacccaaaatttttacacaactcagcacatgcatttctaatgcaactttttgggtaaagatatatatttttatagggaataaaataagaaaaacatgtttacaaaaccaccttttacttattttgaaattaccctaatccaaatacattttccaaaaacaaccctagatttttctgtaattacaaaaataccctttttacttgcactttaaattttcaaaagcttcacacaagcacacacaagctttacacttaacaaacacatatttcacactaacaaaatatatgtctagcattacaagtacacgaactgtcacaacgGGATGGGTCTCCGAGTTGAACCTATGTTTTGTGATGGCATACCTTTCCTTTATAAAGTATTTACCGGATTCGCTAGTAAACAAGAGAGGGTCCAGGGATAAACAAGTTTCGGGACAGACAATAGTGGGGAAGTTGGCAATTCAGCTCCCAGCCGGATTACATGAATTCGAGTTAGCAACTAACATCTCCACAAGCTCGAGCTCATAACTACTACGAATGGCGAATGGAAAGATTTCTGCTACTATGGAAAAGGGGTCCTCTGCTAAGGTTGTGATTGGAACTAGCGCTATCCCTTTAGATAATTATCTAGTTGTAGAACCTATGCACGGAAGGGAATCAGAAGCGATTGATGAAAGCAAAGGTACGGCTCCTTTCCTAAAGCAATGAAACAAATGTCACGTCACTGCCTTTCATGCCAAGCTTGATGCTCTTGCTCTTGTACAGGCGGTGGGTGGATCAATTTGTGTAAACGATCGCTTTCTATGTCTCCCAATCGATGCGGTACTGCCAATCGTAGACTGATGACCGGGGAATGAGAGCTCCATACACCATGATTCATGGAGTCTTTCCTCTCATTTTTAGGTTGTTTGTGTATATACCCAACTGTAGGTCACCTATGTGACCAATCCTCACCATTGGTTTCACAACACTTAGTAAGCATACATTTGAAGACCGAGTTGGTTGATTTGGTCTGTCCATTCGCTCTAGGAGGGGCTCGACTTCCTTTGAGCTATGAGAAATGTTTAGGGGAGtgccttcttctttttttctggGATCTCCTTAGCTACAAAGAGAGCTATGGAGCCTAGCTGAAAGCTTGACAAGGCATATTTAGTGTTTTTGGCCACCCAACCAGGGATTATTGAACGTAAATCTATCCACGAACCTATGCAAACAGGCTTAAAAGCAGTGGATAGCCTGGTTCCTATATGCCATGGTCAACGAGAACTTATAATTGGGGACAGACAAACTGGAAAAACAGCAATAGCTATCGATACTATATTAAACCAAAAGCCAATGAACTCAAGGGGCACAAATGAGAGTGAGACATTGTATTGTGTCTATGTTGTGATTGGGCAAAAACGCTCGACTGTGGCACAATTAGTTCAAATTCTTTCAGAAGCGATTGCTTTGCAATATTCCATTCTTGTAGCAGCTACCTCTTCGGATCCTGCTCCTTCCAATTTTCTACTTTTCTGTATTTAACTTCTGGTAAGTATCATCGGTCTTATGGAAAGAGAAGGCATATAATCGATTCTATGACCATTCCTATCTTACTTTTGAGACCGATCACTAGACCTCCCAAGCACTGTAGTTGCACCCCATACGAAATAAGTGCTGACCCTCGCAAGTTAACGAGGAAGCTTGCCATTCTCCCTGTGGTCAGTTATTCAGCTAGACAGGGTATCAACGGTCTAACTACGAAATCTTTCTATTTTAGCCTGGGACTTTCATTTGAGACAGGTAGCCGAAGAAGACTGATGATGATCCCTACGTTCTTGTCTTCCTGGTAGTCATAAGTCAGATATCCAGTGTGCTTCAAATCATTCCATCTCGAGGGACGGTTGGTTTAGCACTTTAGTAATCGGAAGCGGGAAACCTAGGTTTGTTATTTTACCTGATTGCGCTTCCATTCGCATCGCCCCTTGTTTGTGTCTAGGCCCCTTGTCTACTGATTTGCTTTCAAAGCCGTGATGCATCGAGAGATCTAGGCATTTAGGTAGTGTGGGTATGTATGCTCTGGCGGGGTAGTCTTCTTTACCTATATCCATATGGAAGCAAGGCTAGCATTATTCTGCATGCTTAATCTCACGTCTGAATCAATGCAAGCACACAGGATCGAGTAAGCCAGGCCGTCCAGCAGATGCCATCCCAGGACTAGTGCCCCCGTCGACTATGGGGGAGCTTTCGACGTCCGTGCCGCGCAATCGGTGGCCTTCAGTTCCAGCCGGATTTCCCTTGTGACGTTAGTCCTCGTAGCAGCAGCTGTGATCACGTTGTTGTTCTGATACATGCATGCCTGTGTCACTGTAGAATTCTAAGCTGCTGGCAACGGTTCGAGATAGAGTCTTTTTCTTTCCTACTAGGCAGTACCAAGGAAAGGAGTAAGCAAAAGCAGCTCCAACCTATTTGGATTTTTATTTTGAGCCTGTCTCAAAGACCTAAATATAGACTCAATCGAGTTTCAAAAAAGACGTGTTTGTAGATTTAGATCCCATCTATAAGTCGCCGGAAGGGAAGATGGGTTTTTTTATTGTTGAGAAATTGCCGTGCTGTCGTAGGCTTTCCGAAGATCTACTTTGAGGCAGGTCCTTGCAGCACCAGAAGAAAGATGAAAGTTCCGAACCAGCTCAAAACATGAGACCTCATATTAGACCTAATCCtgcacctccaccaccacaaccAAGACCCAATTCAATACCAAATATCCCTCCCAACCAAGACTTTTTCCCTATGCTGGAAATTCCATGAAACCAGAAGTGCCAATATATACTTACCTTAACCAACTGCTTCCAACTCAACAACATGACCCATACCAATACCTGCACAAAGGCCGCAAAATCAATATCAATATGGGCGGCAGATACATAGAGTTGATTTTTCAATATTTGAAGGGGCCAGGAAACAGGAATGCTTCTTCGGCTTATAATTCAGAGTCCACAACCGTAACTCAAGCACTTTGCCCTAGCTCTTGCTCTTTCCTTACTTGCAACGGGCTGCCTACTAATATTTACTTACCTCAATGAAAAGAATGGTGCGCTAACTTGAGAACTAGGATTTGCCAAATTCGTAttaggtggggggggggggggggggctatgCAGCAATTCAACCACAGTTACCGTACTAGATATCTCTTGCTTATCCTAATGAAATTCAGGCTTAGCTTCATCCTGGTGATGGATATAGTCTCGATGGCTTTGCCCCTAGTATGGCTTAAAAGTAAAATATGATATCCTGAAAAAGGGAATTTCATGTGTGAGCACCTTGCCTCTTTTAGGGAAGGCTATTTACCAAGTGAGTCTACGCTGCATGCTATGAAACAGAAGAATCATTTTAAATCCCATTTGCCCCCGGATTCAGCTTCTTTCAAACTAGCAAATGCACTTTCAGAGCCAACAACGGATCGGAGTTCGCCAGAATACGACGACATGCTGAGTTCTCAATGACTAGCATGAATTGAAGGACGCTGATTGCCGTTGTACCTATTGATAAAGGATTGGACAACTCGACACGGACTACGCAACGGGCTTCAAGGAATTGAAGAATCAACTAGTCACTATGTTGCATACTCGTACCAGGGAATGTTGCAGACCGACGGGCACTTCGTTGCTGGGCTGGAATAGAAACTGACATACTCGAGAATGCTTTTAAGTCAAGTAACTATCTTAAGCCAAAATTCATATGAATTTCTCATTAATGCAATTTCTTCTGTAAGCTTAGCAATTCTTGATCTATTCATAGCATATATCTTCTATGGATCTACTTAGCCCAAAATCAATATCTTTTTCTTCCACAAGGTATCTATGgattttgagaaagtgctaacTTATTGATCAACTATCGCTTGAACTTGCTTTGGTGTGCATCTTGTTACTCTTTTTTTTAAGTTCTTCAAAATGGAGCTGCCCTTGTTAAGTTGCTGATCAGGATCTTTCTTTAGGTGGTATCCATGGGAAGAAAGAAATTTAGTGCGGATTTCCAGCTTATGTTCCGGCTTCTTAAATTGTTCTTGTTCATCGGATCTGTTGGAATGTTGGCAGTTCTTTTCACCGTTCTGCATCTTACAGTTGGTGAGGCGGGGTGGGCATCGGATTAGCAGGTATATAATTGTCGGGATGCCCCAAAACATTgggagcaaaaaaaaaaatccaaatgGAAAAAAAGATAGCAGAAGCTACCCGACCTACAAGATCCTTTACATAAAAATAAGGGTAAGAAGCAATTTTATCCATCTCAGAATGTACACCCAATGGATTATTTGATCCATATTGATGCAATGCAGCCAGATGAAGAAGACTGGCGCCTGCTAAAATAATGGGGAGTAAATGATGGAGACTGAAAAAACAATTTAACTCCCCAAAAGCTCATCTGACCCCAAGGTGGTACGTATCCTATAAAAGCTGTCACAATCATTTATAGGAATATGACAACTCCGAGACACCAAACAAATTCCCTAGGACTGCTATAACTCGCATAATATAGACCATGAAAAATATGAAGGTGAACCACAATGAGAAACATACTTGCCCCATTAGCATGCATACAACGGAGCAACCAGCCCCCTTCAACATCTCTCATAATGTGTTCTACGCTGTTGAAAGTTATATCCACATGAGGTGTGTGATGCATAGCTAAAAAAGCGCCAGTCACTATCTGAATGACTAAACAATACCAGCTAATGAACTGAACCCTCTTCATCTACCAAAACTACCGGAAATGTTTCAAAAAAAGTAGGCATACGGCGTACAAAAAGCTCGCGTCCTTCTTTATCTCTAAAGACGGGATGTCCTAACCATCCAACAGCTATTCCATCCCCATTGTCCATTGAGCCTGCTCTGAATAATGCCCCCTTTGCCGGATTATTACCAATATTGAAGG
Above is a genomic segment from Panicum hallii strain FIL2 chromosome 8, PHallii_v3.1, whole genome shotgun sequence containing:
- the LOC112903814 gene encoding LOW QUALITY PROTEIN: uncharacterized protein LOC112903814 (The sequence of the model RefSeq protein was modified relative to this genomic sequence to represent the inferred CDS: inserted 3 bases in 2 codons; substituted 1 base at 1 genomic stop codon), with the translated sequence MLNKVFEAEGELDSHSLAGKKRVDQATTEAEDRGFSSLAGIXLVIQIVTGAFLAMHHTPHVDITFNSVEHIMRDVEGGWLLRCMHANGASMFLIVVHLHIFHGLYYASYSSPREFVWCLGVVIFLXMIVTAFIGYVPPWGQMSFWGXLNCFFSLHHLLPIILAGASLLHLAALHQYGSNNPLGVHSEMDKIASYPYFYVKDLVGRVASAIFFSIWIFFFAPNVLGHPDNYIPANPMPTPPHQL